One Methylobacterium sp. AMS5 genomic region harbors:
- a CDS encoding BLUF domain-containing protein, whose protein sequence is MNLVQLIYASRPFGFDQSALDNILTQSQRCNTRDGLTGALICRGDIYLQLLEGKADVIDATYARIVRDDRHLEIHRLSYAAATERLFPAWAMRSDPARSWMWSQTEVANGAATQASPEHVLGIFQRLAAEPDEQPQLTIM, encoded by the coding sequence ATGAATCTCGTGCAGCTCATCTATGCGTCCCGTCCCTTCGGGTTTGATCAATCTGCCCTGGATAACATCCTCACTCAATCGCAACGCTGCAATACACGAGACGGACTGACAGGCGCTCTGATTTGTCGTGGAGACATCTACCTGCAACTTCTGGAAGGCAAGGCAGACGTTATCGATGCGACGTATGCGCGGATCGTCAGAGATGACCGTCATCTTGAGATCCATCGCTTATCCTATGCAGCTGCAACCGAGCGTCTTTTTCCGGCCTGGGCCATGCGTAGCGATCCCGCACGCTCTTGGATGTGGTCCCAGACTGAAGTCGCCAATGGGGCAGCAACTCAGGCATCCCCGGAACACGTGCTTGGGATTTTTCAACGGCTGGCGGCCGAGCCGGATGAACAACCTCAGCTCACAATCATGTAA
- a CDS encoding oxidoreductase has protein sequence MARHPWTVADIPSQAGRCAVVTGASAGLGFETARALAGAGAAVVLAVRDLEKGERAAAAIRRAHPGAALSLRRIDTASLASVRAFAAEWPAEWAIDRLVLNAGIAAVPRREESVDGFERQLATNHLGHFALTGLLRPALSPLARVVSVASLAHRSGRIRFDDLHWRETYGAQRAYRQSKLALLMFALELDRRLKAAGSGIASLAAHPGLARTEVFRRGDRAGAFQQRAGRVIFSLIGQSAAQGALPILYAATAPEAERGGYYGPDGVWEARGHPKPAAIAAQALDRAAAGRLWAVSETLTGVRFSL, from the coding sequence ATGGCGAGACATCCCTGGACCGTTGCCGACATCCCCTCGCAGGCCGGTCGCTGCGCCGTGGTGACGGGAGCGAGCGCCGGGCTCGGGTTCGAGACGGCGCGGGCGCTGGCCGGGGCGGGGGCTGCGGTGGTCCTGGCGGTGCGCGATCTCGAGAAGGGGGAGCGCGCCGCGGCGGCGATCCGGCGGGCGCATCCCGGCGCCGCGCTGTCGCTGCGCCGGATCGACACCGCCTCGCTCGCCTCCGTGCGCGCCTTCGCGGCGGAATGGCCGGCGGAGTGGGCGATCGACCGGCTCGTGCTCAATGCCGGCATCGCCGCGGTGCCCCGGCGCGAGGAGAGCGTCGACGGCTTCGAGCGGCAACTCGCCACGAACCATCTCGGGCATTTCGCGCTGACCGGGCTGCTGCGGCCGGCCCTGAGCCCCTTGGCGCGGGTGGTCTCGGTGGCGAGCCTCGCCCATCGCAGCGGACGCATCCGGTTCGACGACCTGCACTGGCGCGAGACCTACGGGGCACAGCGCGCCTACCGGCAGAGCAAGCTCGCGCTGCTGATGTTCGCCCTCGAACTCGACCGGCGGCTGAAGGCGGCGGGATCGGGCATCGCCTCGCTCGCGGCGCATCCGGGGCTCGCCCGCACCGAGGTGTTCCGGCGGGGCGACCGGGCCGGCGCGTTCCAGCAGCGAGCGGGACGGGTGATCTTCTCGTTGATCGGCCAGTCGGCGGCGCAAGGCGCCCTGCCGATCCTCTACGCGGCCACCGCGCCGGAGGCGGAGCGCGGCGGCTATTACGGACCGGACGGCGTCTGGGAGGCCCGCGGCCATCCAAAGCCCGCCGCGATCGCCGCCCAAGCCCTCGACCGCGCGGCGGCGGGGCGGCTCTGGGCGGTCTCGGAGACGCTCACGGGTGTGCGGTTCTCGCTGTGA
- a CDS encoding fasciclin domain-containing protein translates to MFRIRNSVIKSLTLGAALALGLAAAPTAALAKNPMVGGAPMYASKTIVENAVNSKDHTTLVAAVKAAGLVDTLSGPGPFTVFAPTDAAFAKLPPGTVETLVQPQNKATLTGILTYHVVPGTYTAKDLMALAKRGGGEASLKTVQGEPLTVQARGKKVFVTDAKGNTATVTIANVMQSNGVIHVINGVLQP, encoded by the coding sequence ATGTTCCGTATCCGCAATTCGGTTATCAAATCGCTGACCCTGGGCGCTGCGCTCGCCCTCGGCCTCGCCGCCGCGCCGACGGCGGCGCTCGCCAAAAATCCGATGGTCGGCGGCGCGCCGATGTACGCTTCGAAGACCATCGTCGAGAACGCGGTGAACTCGAAGGACCACACCACGCTGGTGGCGGCGGTGAAGGCGGCGGGTCTCGTCGACACGCTCTCCGGCCCCGGCCCCTTCACCGTCTTCGCGCCGACCGACGCCGCCTTCGCCAAGCTGCCGCCGGGCACGGTCGAGACCCTGGTACAGCCGCAGAACAAGGCGACGCTGACGGGGATCCTGACCTACCACGTCGTGCCGGGCACCTACACGGCCAAGGATCTGATGGCCCTGGCCAAGCGGGGCGGCGGGGAAGCCAGCCTGAAGACCGTCCAGGGCGAGCCGCTCACGGTGCAGGCCCGGGGCAAGAAGGTGTTCGTGACGGACGCCAAGGGCAACACCGCCACCGTCACCATCGCCAACGTGATGCAGTCGAACGGCGTGATCCACGTCATCAACGGCGTGCTTCAGCCCTGA
- a CDS encoding cobalamin B12-binding domain-containing protein, which yields MSNLASSTAAWTDPSARQAGWASEVRLAYASKRTAEESRQRALALSRLVETDIIPRLKLLHPQLAPAASVPLAKPDAQQVEAFTQLLLDSNLSAASDAVRNHLAKGYSTESMFLELLAPAAALLGRLWDEDLCDFIEVTVGVARLQLLLSQYRPEPRVSFHDEHRSALLMGAPGEQHTFGVALVEQFLQVAGWQVVSGLASSPSEISNLVSSTWFDVVGLTLSCETRLDRLTASIQSIREVSRNRSVGIMVGGPVFLDKPELVERVGADASAVDAPTAVLLAQRLLDINLESRLQPDTKATSYA from the coding sequence ATGTCAAACCTCGCTTCGTCCACCGCGGCGTGGACTGACCCGTCGGCACGTCAAGCCGGTTGGGCCTCAGAGGTTCGGCTTGCCTATGCAAGCAAACGCACGGCCGAGGAGAGCCGCCAGCGCGCGCTCGCTCTCAGCCGCCTTGTCGAAACAGACATCATCCCTCGTTTGAAGCTGCTTCACCCGCAGCTTGCGCCCGCGGCGAGCGTTCCGCTTGCCAAACCTGATGCGCAGCAGGTCGAAGCCTTCACGCAGCTCCTCCTCGATTCGAACCTCTCTGCGGCATCGGACGCCGTCAGAAATCATTTAGCCAAAGGCTACTCTACCGAGAGTATGTTCCTTGAACTTCTAGCGCCTGCCGCTGCTTTGCTCGGACGCTTATGGGACGAAGATCTCTGCGATTTCATTGAGGTGACTGTGGGCGTCGCTCGCCTTCAGCTCCTCCTCTCGCAATACAGACCTGAACCAAGGGTTTCATTCCACGACGAACACCGCTCTGCCCTTTTGATGGGAGCGCCCGGCGAGCAGCATACGTTTGGCGTCGCCCTCGTCGAACAGTTCCTGCAAGTCGCTGGATGGCAGGTCGTGAGCGGCTTGGCGTCCAGCCCTAGCGAGATCTCAAACCTCGTGAGTTCCACGTGGTTCGATGTCGTCGGACTAACACTCAGCTGCGAGACGCGCCTCGATCGGCTGACGGCCTCGATCCAGTCGATCCGTGAGGTCTCACGGAACCGTTCTGTCGGCATTATGGTGGGCGGCCCCGTCTTCCTCGACAAACCCGAACTCGTCGAGCGTGTCGGAGCGGACGCATCGGCTGTCGATGCGCCGACGGCTGTCCTGCTGGCTCAGAGACTTCTCGACATCAATCTCGAAAGCAGGCTCCAGCCTGATACCAAGGCCACATCCTACGCGTGA
- a CDS encoding alpha/beta hydrolase encodes MATITTGDGTEIFYKDWGPKDAQPIMFHHGWPLSSDDWDAQMLFFAHQGFRVVAHDRRGHGRSAQVSEGHDMDHYAADAAAVAEHLDLGNAVHVGHSTGGGEAARYVARHGEPQGRVAKAVLVSAVPPLMLKTEANPEGLPIEVFDGFRKALADNRAQFFLDVAAGPFYGFNRDGAAVREGVIRNWWRQGMMGSAKAHYEGIKAFSETDQTEDLRAISVPTLVLHGEDDQIVPIVAAARKSITLLRNGTLKTYPGLPHGMLTVNAEQLNADILAFIHG; translated from the coding sequence ATGGCGACGATCACCACCGGGGACGGCACCGAGATCTTCTACAAGGATTGGGGGCCCAAGGACGCGCAGCCGATCATGTTCCATCACGGCTGGCCGCTCTCGTCCGACGACTGGGACGCGCAGATGCTGTTCTTTGCGCACCAAGGCTTTCGCGTCGTGGCGCATGACCGGCGCGGCCATGGCCGCTCGGCGCAGGTCTCCGAGGGCCACGACATGGACCATTACGCCGCCGACGCCGCGGCGGTCGCCGAGCATCTCGATCTCGGGAACGCCGTCCATGTCGGCCATTCCACCGGCGGCGGCGAGGCCGCGCGCTACGTCGCCCGGCACGGCGAGCCGCAGGGCCGCGTCGCCAAGGCGGTGCTGGTGAGCGCCGTACCGCCGCTGATGCTGAAGACCGAGGCCAACCCGGAGGGCCTGCCGATCGAGGTCTTCGACGGGTTCCGCAAGGCGCTGGCCGACAACCGCGCCCAGTTCTTCCTCGATGTCGCCGCCGGCCCGTTCTACGGCTTCAACCGCGACGGCGCGGCGGTCCGAGAGGGCGTGATCCGCAACTGGTGGCGTCAGGGCATGATGGGCTCGGCCAAGGCGCATTACGAGGGCATCAAGGCGTTCTCGGAAACCGACCAGACCGAGGACCTGCGGGCGATCTCGGTGCCGACGCTGGTGCTCCACGGCGAGGACGACCAGATCGTGCCGATCGTCGCGGCGGCGCGCAAATCGATCACGCTCCTGCGCAACGGTACGCTGAAGACCTATCCGGGCCTTCCGCACGGCATGCTCACGGTCAACGCGGAGCAACTCAACGCCGACATCCTCGCCTTCATCCACGGCTGA